In Streptococcus respiraculi, one DNA window encodes the following:
- a CDS encoding amino acid ABC transporter ATP-binding protein codes for MIEVQKISMSFGSTKVLQEVDLQVEQGTVTVILGPSGSGKTTLLRCMNFLERADSGQLIFGEETHDLSHIKQKEIAAIRKQTGFVFQNYNLFANKTALENVTEGLIIAHGYKKDEAEKIGKKALDKVGLADKYSSYPSELSGGQQQRVGIARAVATNPAVIYFDEPTSALDPELIGGILDVMVELAKEGMTMVVVTHEMSFAREVADRVVFMENGQIIEQGSPEDIFDSPKEERTKQFLSRISQ; via the coding sequence ATGATAGAAGTACAGAAAATTAGTATGTCCTTTGGCTCTACCAAGGTCTTACAAGAGGTGGATTTGCAGGTAGAGCAAGGAACGGTAACGGTTATTTTAGGCCCATCAGGTTCTGGAAAGACAACCTTGTTGCGCTGTATGAATTTTTTGGAGCGAGCAGATAGTGGTCAACTTATTTTTGGAGAAGAAACCCACGATTTGTCGCATATTAAGCAGAAGGAAATAGCAGCCATTCGCAAACAAACTGGTTTTGTTTTTCAAAATTATAATCTCTTTGCCAATAAGACGGCTTTGGAAAATGTGACAGAAGGCTTGATTATTGCACATGGATATAAGAAGGACGAGGCGGAGAAGATTGGGAAGAAGGCACTGGATAAGGTGGGGCTTGCAGACAAGTATAGCTCTTACCCAAGTGAATTATCAGGAGGTCAGCAGCAACGGGTAGGAATTGCGCGTGCTGTAGCGACTAATCCAGCAGTGATCTACTTTGATGAGCCGACTTCTGCCCTTGATCCAGAGCTGATTGGGGGTATCTTAGACGTCATGGTTGAGCTAGCCAAAGAAGGTATGACCATGGTTGTCGTAACCCATGAGATGAGCTTTGCTCGAGAAGTGGCTGATAGAGTTGTTTTTATGGAAAATGGTCAGATTATCGAACAAGGAAGTCCTGAAGACATATTTGATTCTCCTAAGGAAGAACGGACCAAACAATTTTTATCTCGGATTAGTCAATAA
- a CDS encoding trans-sulfuration enzyme family protein encodes MEYSTKAIHGQVDDTGKGAVTYPVYLSSTFLQEDVERFGEFVYSRSANPTRAVVEKQVADLEGAKYALATSTGMAATAIAFELLNSGDSILLSDNVYGGTWQFVNELFESRNLSYELVADFNQYDFSQVSANVKAIFLETPTNPLLHVTDLKQVIQRAKAQGLLVIVDNTFMTSYLQRPLDFGADIVVYSATKYYAGHSDILAGLVVTNREDLYPRLKVAHKLLGAILSPFDAFLLSRGIKTLPLRLDKHQENAQLVAEYLEQQEGVQVFYTGLPNHPGHAIQEEQASGHGGVLSFLLDEEVYELDIFVQSLTFFGFAVSLGGVESLICRPATMTHESYSVALQESIGIRTNLLRLAVGIEASKDLIDDIKQAFEKAKR; translated from the coding sequence ATGGAATATAGTACAAAAGCGATTCATGGTCAAGTTGATGATACAGGAAAAGGTGCAGTGACCTATCCAGTTTATCTTTCCTCTACCTTCCTGCAAGAAGATGTTGAACGATTTGGGGAATTTGTCTATAGCAGAAGTGCTAACCCAACACGTGCTGTCGTAGAGAAACAGGTAGCTGACTTGGAGGGAGCGAAGTATGCACTAGCGACTTCTACCGGCATGGCTGCAACAGCGATTGCCTTTGAGTTGCTAAATAGCGGAGATAGCATTCTTCTATCTGACAATGTCTATGGTGGAACTTGGCAGTTTGTCAATGAATTATTTGAAAGCCGCAATCTTTCCTATGAATTAGTTGCGGATTTTAACCAATATGATTTTTCACAAGTGTCTGCGAATGTCAAAGCCATTTTTCTTGAAACACCGACCAATCCCCTTCTTCATGTGACGGATTTGAAACAGGTGATTCAACGAGCCAAGGCACAAGGCTTACTCGTGATTGTGGATAATACATTTATGACCTCTTACCTGCAACGACCGCTTGACTTTGGAGCAGATATTGTCGTCTACTCAGCGACCAAGTATTATGCAGGTCATTCAGATATTTTGGCGGGCTTGGTGGTCACCAATCGAGAGGATCTCTATCCGCGATTGAAAGTTGCCCACAAGCTATTAGGTGCTATTCTCAGCCCTTTTGATGCCTTCTTATTATCAAGAGGAATAAAGACCTTGCCCCTACGCTTAGATAAACACCAAGAAAATGCCCAGTTAGTAGCAGAATACCTTGAGCAACAGGAGGGGGTTCAGGTATTTTACACAGGACTTCCAAATCATCCGGGTCATGCTATTCAAGAAGAACAGGCAAGTGGTCATGGTGGAGTTCTATCGTTCCTATTGGATGAGGAAGTGTATGAGTTGGATATTTTTGTTCAGTCGTTGACCTTCTTTGGTTTTGCGGTTAGCTTGGGTGGTGTCGAATCGTTGATTTGTCGTCCAGCAACCATGACCCATGAATCCTATAGTGTAGCCTTACAAGAAAGCATTGGGATTCGGACCAATCTCTTGCGCTTAGCGGTTGGAATTGAAGCGAGTAAGGATTTGATTGATGATATAAAACAAGCCTTTGAAAAGGCTAAAAGATAA
- the leuS gene encoding leucine--tRNA ligase, whose protein sequence is MSFYNHGAIEPKWQKYWAEHHTFKTGTDKEKPNFYALDMFPYPSGAGLHVGHPEGYTATDILSRYKRAQGYNVLHPMGWDAFGLPAEQYAMDTGNDPAEFTAQNIANFKRQINALGFSYDWDREVNTTDPGYYKWTQWIFTKLYEKGLAYEAEVPVNWVEELGTAIANEEVLPDGTSERGGYPVVRKPMRQWMLKITAYAERLLTDLEDLDWPESIKDMQRNWIGKSTGANVTFTIKGTDQTFTVFTTRPDTLFGATFAVLAPEHELVDLITTAEQAQVVADYKHQASLKSDLARTDLAKEKTGVWTGAYAINPVNGQEIPIWIADYVLASYGTGAVMAVPAHDSRDWEFAKTFDLPIVAVIEGGDVTEAAYTEDGLHINSDFLNGLNKADAIEKIISWLEEAGVGEEKVTYRLRDWLFSRQRYWGEPIPIIHWEDGTSTAVPESDLPLVLPKTSDIKPSGTGESPLANLTDWLEVIREDGVKGRRETNTMPQWAGSSWYYLRYIDPHNTEKLADEDLLKAWLPVDIYIGGAEHAVLHLLYARFWHKFLYDLGVVPTKEPFQKLFNQGMILGTSYRDGRGALVATDKVEKRDGSFFNIETGEELEQAPAKMSKSLKNVVNPDDVVAQYGADTLRVYEMFMGPLDASIAWSEEGLEGSRKFLDRVYRLITSKDIVAENNGNLDKVYHETVKAVTEQIETLKFNTAIAQLMIFVNSANKEEALYADYAKGFVQLIAPFAPHLAEELWQIVTGSSEGISYVPWPVYDEAFLVEDEIEIVVQIKGKVRAKLVVAKDLSREELEAAALADEKIQAEIAGKDIVKVIAVPNKLVNIVVK, encoded by the coding sequence ATGAGTTTTTACAATCATGGAGCGATTGAGCCTAAGTGGCAAAAATACTGGGCAGAACATCACACCTTTAAGACAGGTACAGATAAAGAAAAACCAAATTTCTATGCCCTTGATATGTTTCCATATCCAAGTGGAGCTGGTCTTCACGTTGGCCACCCAGAAGGTTATACAGCCACAGACATTTTAAGCCGCTATAAGCGTGCCCAAGGCTACAATGTCCTTCACCCAATGGGCTGGGATGCTTTTGGTTTACCTGCTGAGCAATATGCTATGGATACAGGAAATGACCCAGCAGAATTTACAGCGCAAAATATTGCTAATTTCAAACGCCAAATCAATGCGCTAGGGTTTTCCTACGATTGGGACCGAGAAGTCAATACAACGGATCCAGGTTACTACAAGTGGACCCAGTGGATTTTCACGAAATTGTACGAAAAAGGTTTGGCTTACGAGGCTGAAGTACCGGTTAACTGGGTTGAAGAGTTGGGAACAGCTATTGCCAATGAAGAAGTCTTGCCTGATGGAACTTCTGAGCGTGGAGGATATCCTGTTGTTCGAAAACCCATGCGTCAATGGATGCTAAAAATTACAGCCTATGCAGAGCGTCTTTTGACCGACTTGGAAGATTTGGACTGGCCAGAGTCTATCAAGGATATGCAACGCAACTGGATTGGAAAATCAACAGGAGCAAATGTCACCTTTACTATTAAAGGTACGGATCAGACTTTCACTGTCTTTACCACTCGACCAGATACTCTTTTCGGGGCAACCTTTGCGGTTCTTGCACCTGAGCATGAACTGGTAGACTTGATTACGACAGCTGAACAGGCTCAAGTCGTTGCAGACTACAAGCACCAAGCCAGTCTCAAATCAGACCTTGCTCGGACGGATCTTGCCAAGGAAAAAACAGGTGTCTGGACAGGTGCCTATGCAATCAATCCAGTCAATGGTCAAGAAATTCCAATCTGGATTGCGGACTATGTGCTAGCCAGCTATGGGACAGGTGCGGTGATGGCAGTACCTGCGCATGATAGTCGTGACTGGGAATTTGCCAAAACCTTTGACTTGCCAATTGTAGCAGTCATCGAAGGTGGTGATGTCACAGAAGCTGCCTATACAGAAGACGGTTTACACATCAATTCTGATTTTCTGAATGGATTGAATAAGGCAGACGCGATTGAAAAAATTATTTCTTGGTTAGAAGAAGCAGGTGTTGGTGAGGAAAAGGTGACCTATCGCTTGCGTGACTGGCTCTTTAGTCGTCAGCGTTACTGGGGAGAGCCGATTCCGATTATTCATTGGGAAGATGGAACGTCAACAGCTGTTCCAGAAAGTGACTTGCCACTTGTCTTGCCAAAAACAAGCGACATTAAGCCGTCTGGTACAGGAGAAAGTCCACTTGCTAATTTGACAGATTGGCTTGAAGTGATACGTGAAGATGGTGTCAAAGGCCGCCGTGAGACTAATACCATGCCACAATGGGCAGGTTCAAGCTGGTATTACCTCCGCTACATTGATCCGCACAATACAGAAAAACTGGCAGATGAAGACTTGCTGAAGGCTTGGTTGCCAGTAGATATCTATATTGGTGGTGCAGAGCATGCGGTACTTCACCTCCTCTACGCACGTTTCTGGCACAAATTCCTCTATGATCTTGGTGTCGTACCAACCAAGGAGCCGTTCCAAAAGCTTTTTAACCAAGGGATGATTTTAGGAACAAGCTACCGAGATGGTCGTGGAGCTCTTGTGGCAACTGATAAGGTGGAAAAACGAGATGGTTCCTTCTTTAACATTGAAACAGGAGAAGAATTAGAACAAGCCCCTGCCAAGATGTCTAAATCCCTCAAAAACGTTGTCAATCCAGATGACGTGGTGGCACAATATGGTGCCGATACCCTTCGTGTCTATGAAATGTTTATGGGACCGCTTGACGCTTCGATTGCTTGGAGTGAAGAAGGCTTAGAAGGCAGTCGGAAATTCCTCGACCGTGTCTACCGCTTGATAACTTCCAAAGATATTGTAGCAGAAAATAATGGCAACTTGGACAAGGTTTACCATGAAACGGTGAAAGCTGTAACAGAGCAGATTGAGACCCTCAAGTTCAATACGGCGATTGCCCAACTCATGATTTTTGTCAATAGTGCCAACAAAGAAGAGGCACTCTATGCTGACTATGCAAAAGGTTTTGTTCAATTAATCGCTCCATTTGCACCGCATTTGGCAGAAGAACTGTGGCAAATCGTAACTGGTTCAAGTGAGGGAATTTCCTATGTTCCATGGCCAGTTTATGACGAGGCCTTCCTAGTGGAAGATGAGATTGAAATCGTTGTCCAAATCAAAGGTAAGGTTCGTGCCAAATTAGTTGTTGCCAAAGACCTCTCTCGTGAGGAATTGGAAGCTGCAGCTCTTGCGGATGAAAAAATCCAAGCAGAAATTGCGGGCAAAGACATCGTAAAAGTCATTGCTGTACCAAATAAACTAGTCAATATCGTTGTGAAATAA
- a CDS encoding sugar-binding transcriptional regulator, with translation MKDRHQLIYQTALLYYKEQKNQSEIAKQLQLSRPTVAQLLKEALQQGIVQITISPKANPNIQLSQQLTEKYNLQTVIITPTKASEHQTKVALGTAVAEFVEQYAHSLSSIGIGWGSTLYEFVQAAKTMPYPHLNIVPLMGGANVELLHLHSNHLCFRLAEKYSATASYYYAPAIADHPLLKKELMRSSLIKEAHKKALAVDLAIVSIGNPRESSTYQQLGVVTPEDEADIIEKKVVGDALASFYDEEGTILETSLTKRMVGITLDELEMMNEVAIIASDLIKAPSLFALLRKGCVDHLIIDESIAHYLAEQHY, from the coding sequence ATGAAGGATCGTCACCAGCTTATCTACCAGACTGCCTTACTGTACTATAAGGAACAAAAAAATCAGTCGGAAATTGCCAAACAACTCCAGCTCAGCCGCCCCACCGTTGCCCAGCTATTAAAAGAAGCCTTGCAACAAGGAATTGTGCAAATCACCATCTCGCCCAAGGCCAACCCAAATATCCAACTGAGCCAGCAACTTACCGAAAAATACAACCTCCAAACCGTTATCATTACCCCGACAAAGGCATCCGAACACCAAACCAAGGTCGCCCTAGGTACTGCTGTTGCTGAATTTGTTGAGCAATATGCCCATTCGCTCTCCTCTATCGGTATTGGCTGGGGCTCTACCCTCTATGAATTTGTTCAAGCTGCCAAAACCATGCCCTATCCCCACCTTAATATCGTCCCCCTAATGGGCGGAGCAAACGTAGAGTTACTGCATCTCCATTCCAATCATCTATGTTTTCGACTAGCAGAAAAATATAGCGCTACCGCCAGTTATTACTACGCCCCTGCTATCGCAGATCATCCTCTCTTAAAAAAAGAACTGATGCGCTCATCCTTAATAAAAGAGGCACATAAAAAGGCTCTTGCAGTAGATCTTGCCATCGTCAGTATTGGCAACCCTCGCGAATCCTCTACCTATCAACAACTAGGAGTCGTCACCCCAGAGGATGAAGCAGATATCATCGAAAAGAAAGTTGTCGGTGACGCCCTCGCTAGTTTTTATGACGAGGAAGGCACTATTTTAGAAACCAGTCTCACTAAACGAATGGTCGGCATTACACTAGACGAATTGGAGATGATGAATGAAGTCGCTATTATCGCATCCGACTTAATCAAGGCTCCTAGCCTCTTCGCCTTATTACGCAAAGGCTGCGTTGACCACTTGATTATCGATGAGAGTATCGCCCACTATTTGGCAGAGCAACATTATTAA
- a CDS encoding amino acid ABC transporter permease produces MTDRLWQILIDSFSQILIPGLLVTIPLTILSFVFGLVIAVLTALVQIAHIPVLKSVARFYIWLIRGTPLLVQLYVIFYGLPSLGLVLDAFPSAVFVFSVNTGAYAAETIRASIESVPKGQLEAGYCVGMTFSQTMRRIVLPQAFRVAFPPLSNSLISLVKDTSLAANITVLEMFMATQQIAARTYEPFALYCEVGLIYLLFSTVLTKLQAYGEKKLKVY; encoded by the coding sequence ATGACAGATAGATTATGGCAAATTTTAATCGATTCATTTAGCCAGATACTTATACCAGGATTGTTAGTGACGATTCCACTAACAATCCTCTCTTTCGTCTTTGGCTTAGTGATTGCAGTCTTGACAGCTCTGGTGCAAATTGCGCACATTCCAGTTTTAAAGAGTGTGGCTCGTTTTTATATTTGGTTAATCCGTGGAACTCCCCTTTTGGTCCAGTTGTATGTTATTTTTTACGGTTTACCGAGCCTAGGTCTTGTCCTAGATGCCTTTCCCTCAGCTGTTTTCGTTTTCTCGGTCAATACAGGAGCCTATGCGGCTGAAACCATTCGAGCTTCGATTGAGTCTGTTCCTAAAGGACAATTGGAAGCAGGGTACTGTGTGGGGATGACATTTTCGCAGACCATGCGTAGGATTGTATTGCCACAGGCCTTTCGAGTGGCCTTTCCACCCTTGTCCAATTCCTTGATTAGTCTGGTAAAAGATACTTCCTTAGCGGCCAATATCACCGTCTTAGAGATGTTTATGGCGACCCAACAAATTGCAGCAAGGACCTATGAACCATTTGCGCTGTATTGTGAAGTAGGCTTGATTTACCTCTTGTTTTCAACGGTATTGACTAAACTACAAGCTTATGGTGAAAAGAAATTAAAAGTTTACTAA
- a CDS encoding amino acid ABC transporter substrate-binding protein, producing the protein MKKVVVWIASIVASVVLVACGTTPQKQAAANSSLLEQIKERGVLKVGTEGTYSPYTYHDKSGKLVGYDVEVAEKVAEKLGVKAEFVETEWDSIIAGLDAGRFDIIANQVGITDERKEKYDFSTPYTYIYGALITSKDNTDIQAFGDVKGKKSANSLTSNWAKVAQSNGAEIVGVDGFQQAVELLVSKRVDLTINDNVAYLDYVKQHPDAPIKVAALSEEAQKTAIPVVKGNDDLVKAIDQALKELAEEGVLTELAKKYFGEDVSQASK; encoded by the coding sequence ATGAAAAAAGTCGTTGTATGGATTGCAAGTATTGTCGCTAGTGTCGTATTGGTAGCGTGTGGCACTACGCCTCAAAAACAGGCAGCTGCAAACAGTAGTTTGTTGGAACAAATTAAGGAAAGAGGTGTTCTGAAAGTTGGAACAGAAGGCACCTATTCTCCCTATACCTATCATGATAAAAGTGGTAAATTAGTCGGTTACGATGTTGAAGTTGCGGAAAAAGTTGCAGAAAAACTCGGTGTAAAAGCTGAATTTGTGGAAACAGAATGGGATTCGATTATTGCAGGACTAGATGCGGGGCGCTTTGACATTATTGCCAATCAAGTCGGAATCACAGATGAACGGAAGGAGAAATACGATTTTTCGACTCCTTATACCTACATCTATGGGGCATTGATTACCTCTAAGGACAATACCGACATTCAGGCATTTGGTGATGTAAAAGGGAAAAAATCTGCTAATAGTTTGACTAGTAACTGGGCAAAAGTGGCACAAAGCAACGGTGCTGAAATTGTTGGTGTAGACGGTTTCCAACAAGCAGTTGAATTGTTGGTATCAAAACGTGTTGATTTGACCATAAATGACAACGTTGCTTACTTGGATTATGTGAAACAACATCCAGATGCACCGATTAAGGTAGCTGCTCTCTCAGAGGAGGCTCAAAAAACAGCCATTCCAGTTGTAAAAGGAAATGATGATTTAGTGAAAGCCATTGACCAAGCCTTAAAAGAATTGGCAGAAGAAGGTGTTTTGACGGAACTCGCCAAAAAATACTTTGGTGAAGATGTTTCACAAGCAAGTAAATAG
- a CDS encoding glucose-6-phosphate isomerase, producing MAHIQFDYSKVLGQFVAPTELDFLQSQVTALDADLRKGTGAGAEMLGWLDLPENYDKEEFARIKEAAAKIQSDSDVLVVIGIGGSYLGAKAAIDFLNTSFVNLQTKDERKAPQILYAGNSISSSYLADLVDYVADKDFSVNVISKSGTTTEPAIAFRVFKELLVNKYGQEEANKRIYATTDRERGAVKVEADANGWETFVVPDNVGGRFSVLTAVGLLPIAASGADITALMEGANAARKDYASDKIAENEAYQYAVVRNILYRKGYVTEILANYEPSLQYFSEWWKQLAGESEGKDQKGIYPTSANFSTDLHSLGQFIQEGYRNLFETVIRVDKPRKNILIPEMAEDLDGLGYLQGKDVDFVNKKATDGVLLAHTDGGVPNMFVTLPQQDEFTLGYTIYFFELAIALSGYLNGVNPFDQPGVEAYKKNMFALLGKPGFEELGAELNARL from the coding sequence ATGGCACATATCCAATTTGATTATTCAAAAGTTTTGGGACAATTCGTTGCTCCAACGGAATTGGACTTTTTACAAAGCCAAGTAACAGCACTTGATGCGGACTTGCGTAAGGGTACTGGGGCAGGAGCTGAAATGCTCGGATGGCTTGATCTACCAGAAAACTATGACAAAGAAGAGTTTGCACGTATTAAAGAAGCTGCTGCAAAAATCCAGTCAGATAGCGATGTTTTGGTTGTGATTGGAATCGGTGGTTCTTACCTCGGTGCAAAAGCTGCGATTGATTTCTTGAATACTTCTTTTGTCAACTTGCAAACGAAAGATGAGCGCAAAGCGCCACAAATCTTGTACGCAGGAAATTCCATTTCATCTAGCTACTTGGCTGATTTGGTAGACTATGTGGCAGATAAAGATTTCTCAGTAAACGTGATTTCAAAATCAGGTACGACTACTGAGCCAGCGATTGCCTTTCGTGTCTTCAAAGAATTGCTCGTGAACAAATACGGTCAAGAAGAAGCAAACAAACGGATTTATGCAACTACTGACCGCGAACGTGGAGCGGTTAAGGTCGAAGCTGACGCAAATGGTTGGGAAACTTTCGTGGTTCCAGATAATGTCGGTGGACGCTTCTCTGTTCTTACAGCAGTAGGTTTGCTTCCAATTGCGGCTTCAGGTGCGGATATTACAGCTCTTATGGAAGGTGCAAATGCAGCTCGTAAGGACTACGCTTCGGATAAGATTGCAGAAAATGAAGCTTACCAATATGCAGTTGTTCGTAACATCCTTTACAGAAAAGGCTATGTGACTGAAATCTTGGCCAACTATGAGCCTTCTCTTCAATACTTTAGCGAATGGTGGAAACAATTGGCTGGTGAATCAGAAGGAAAAGACCAAAAAGGGATTTATCCAACGTCAGCTAACTTCTCAACTGACTTGCACTCACTTGGTCAATTTATTCAAGAAGGCTACCGTAATCTCTTTGAAACAGTCATTCGTGTCGACAAACCAAGAAAAAATATCTTGATTCCAGAAATGGCAGAAGATTTGGATGGTCTTGGCTACCTTCAAGGAAAAGATGTGGATTTCGTTAACAAGAAAGCAACGGACGGTGTGCTTCTTGCCCATACAGACGGTGGTGTACCAAATATGTTTGTCACTCTTCCACAACAAGACGAGTTTACACTTGGCTACACTATCTACTTCTTTGAACTTGCGATTGCCCTTTCAGGTTACCTCAATGGCGTAAATCCATTTGACCAACCAGGGGTAGAAGCTTACAAGAAAAATATGTTTGCCCTTCTTGGTAAACCAGGATTTGAAGAACTTGGAGCAGAATTGAACGCTCGTCTTTAA
- a CDS encoding M13-type metalloendopeptidase: MVRLQDDFYEAINGSWAETAVIPNDKPVTGGFIDLHDEIEDLMLSTTAKWLKGEEAPEDSVLQNFIKYHRLAADHEKREADGIAPALSLIEEYKNLQSFADFVEKMAAFELAGKPNGLPFGIAPDFMDAKTNVLWAGEPSTILPDTTYYAEDHPQKAELLALWRQSETDVLRKFDFSDEEITDLLDKVEELDARVANIVLSNEEQSEYVKLYHPYAFADFAALVPTLPLDSFFMQVMGQVPDKIIVENPRFWEAAKDFYCEGNWEYLKASLLVNAVGSVTAYVTDEIRVLSGAYGRALSGTPEAQNKEKAAFYLAQAPFDQALGLWYAGEKFSPEAKADVEHKVATMIEVYKERLAANDWLTEETKRQAIVKLGVIKPYIGYPEKLPERYYDKVIDENLSLLENAQFLKELSIKYSWSKWNQPVDDSEWGMPAHMVNAYYSPQQNKIVFPAAILQAPFYSLEQTSSENYGGIGAVIAHEISHAFDTNGASFDENGSLKNWWTEEDYAAFKEKTQKVVDLFEGQDSYGAKVNGKLTVSENVADLGGLAAALEAAKRDEDFSAEEFFTNWGRIWRMKARTEYMQLLASVDVHGPAKLRVNLQVPNFAEFFETFEVREEDDMWRKPEDRVVIW; this comes from the coding sequence ATGGTACGGTTACAAGATGATTTTTATGAAGCAATCAATGGTAGTTGGGCAGAAACAGCTGTTATTCCAAATGACAAGCCTGTAACAGGCGGTTTTATCGACTTGCATGATGAGATTGAGGACTTGATGCTGTCAACAACAGCCAAGTGGTTAAAAGGTGAAGAAGCTCCTGAAGACAGCGTGCTTCAAAATTTTATCAAATACCACCGCTTAGCAGCAGACCATGAAAAAAGAGAAGCAGATGGTATTGCGCCAGCTCTTTCTTTGATTGAAGAATATAAAAATCTTCAGTCTTTTGCAGATTTTGTGGAAAAAATGGCTGCATTTGAATTGGCCGGAAAACCAAATGGTCTGCCGTTTGGCATTGCGCCTGACTTTATGGATGCTAAGACCAATGTCCTTTGGGCAGGTGAGCCAAGCACTATCTTACCAGATACGACCTACTATGCAGAAGACCACCCACAAAAAGCAGAGTTATTGGCTCTTTGGCGTCAGTCAGAGACAGATGTGCTTCGCAAATTTGACTTTTCAGATGAAGAAATTACGGATTTATTAGATAAAGTGGAAGAGTTGGATGCGCGTGTGGCAAACATCGTTCTGTCAAACGAAGAGCAATCGGAGTATGTCAAACTCTATCATCCGTATGCATTTGCGGATTTTGCAGCACTTGTTCCAACGCTTCCGTTAGACAGTTTCTTTATGCAGGTCATGGGTCAAGTCCCAGACAAGATTATTGTGGAAAATCCTCGTTTCTGGGAAGCTGCCAAGGATTTTTACTGCGAAGGGAATTGGGAGTATTTAAAAGCGAGCTTACTTGTCAATGCAGTTGGTTCGGTGACAGCTTACGTGACAGATGAAATCAGGGTCTTGTCAGGAGCTTATGGGCGGGCCTTATCAGGTACGCCAGAGGCACAAAATAAGGAAAAAGCAGCTTTTTACTTGGCTCAAGCTCCATTTGACCAAGCCTTGGGCTTATGGTATGCGGGTGAAAAATTCTCACCGGAAGCCAAAGCTGATGTGGAGCACAAAGTTGCTACCATGATTGAGGTTTATAAAGAGCGCTTGGCAGCAAATGATTGGTTAACAGAAGAAACCAAGCGACAAGCCATTGTCAAACTTGGGGTCATCAAACCCTATATCGGTTATCCTGAGAAATTGCCAGAGCGATATTATGACAAGGTTATTGATGAGAATCTTTCTCTCCTTGAAAATGCGCAGTTCTTGAAAGAGTTATCTATCAAGTATTCATGGAGCAAATGGAATCAGCCTGTGGATGACAGCGAATGGGGTATGCCAGCCCACATGGTCAACGCCTACTACAGTCCACAGCAAAACAAAATCGTCTTTCCAGCAGCCATTTTACAAGCGCCCTTCTATTCATTGGAGCAAACATCTTCTGAAAACTATGGGGGGATCGGCGCAGTAATTGCCCACGAAATTTCGCATGCTTTTGATACCAATGGGGCTTCCTTTGATGAAAATGGTAGCTTGAAAAACTGGTGGACTGAGGAAGATTATGCAGCCTTCAAAGAAAAAACGCAAAAAGTCGTCGATCTTTTTGAAGGACAAGATTCTTATGGGGCTAAGGTCAATGGGAAATTGACGGTATCTGAAAACGTGGCAGACCTGGGCGGACTTGCCGCAGCACTCGAGGCTGCAAAACGCGATGAGGATTTCTCAGCAGAAGAATTCTTCACCAACTGGGGGCGTATCTGGCGCATGAAGGCACGGACAGAGTATATGCAGTTGTTAGCAAGTGTTGATGTTCACGGACCTGCTAAACTGCGTGTCAATCTCCAAGTGCCAAACTTTGCAGAATTCTTTGAGACCTTTGAAGTAAGAGAAGAAGATGACATGTGGCGCAAACCAGAAGACCGCGTGGTGATTTGGTAA
- the tadA gene encoding tRNA adenosine(34) deaminase TadA, whose product MDIKNSYSQEEKEYFMREALKEAERSLVKDEIPIGCVIVKDGVIIGRGHNAREEQNQAILHAEIMAIQEANQQEKNWRLLDTTLFVTIEPCVMCSGAIGLARIPQVIYGAPNQKFGAAGSLYDILQDERLNHRVAVETGVLEDECARIMQTFFRQGREKKKALKQIQQSQEHEDD is encoded by the coding sequence ATGGACATCAAAAATAGCTATAGTCAAGAAGAAAAAGAGTATTTCATGCGGGAGGCTTTAAAAGAAGCAGAGCGTTCCTTAGTAAAAGATGAGATTCCGATTGGATGTGTCATTGTCAAAGACGGTGTCATCATTGGCCGAGGGCACAATGCGCGTGAGGAGCAAAATCAAGCCATTTTACATGCAGAGATCATGGCCATTCAAGAAGCTAATCAGCAAGAAAAAAATTGGCGCTTACTCGATACAACGCTCTTTGTGACTATTGAGCCTTGTGTCATGTGTAGTGGTGCGATTGGCCTAGCACGGATTCCGCAGGTCATCTATGGTGCGCCGAATCAGAAATTCGGTGCCGCAGGCAGCCTTTATGATATTTTGCAAGACGAGCGTCTGAATCATCGTGTTGCCGTCGAAACAGGTGTTTTAGAAGATGAATGCGCTAGGATAATGCAGACCTTTTTCCGTCAAGGGCGTGAGAAAAAGAAAGCTCTCAAGCAGATTCAGCAGTCTCAAGAGCATGAGGACGATTGA